A single window of Paracoccus albus DNA harbors:
- a CDS encoding cation:proton antiporter: MAISAEAGLSPVQAFALVGVVGVGAQWLAWRFRLPGIVMMLIAGLALGPFTGIFVPSRDIGALTGPMISLAVAVILFEGGLTLNFKQLEDAGPGVRRLVVIGAPLGWLLSSLALIFIAGLSWETSVVFGGVMIVTGPTVIAPLLRAAKLHNRPAQLLQWEAIVNDAVGALVGVVAFVVVMVIQQQQSVASAIWTIIWGISFAALVGFGAALLVVNVFRRSLVPEYMKVPLLFVLVLAVFAVSDAVLHESGLLAVTVMGLIIANANLPSYTEIYRFKEQATTLLLSGVFILLAANVQLETLDLLNWRSALFIFSVILLVRPLTVLLSLAGTSIPMNERLLVAFTGPRGVVLLAISGIFAQRLVAEGVADGAVLQPLAFVLVLTTVVLHGFTLKPLAQKLGLTSSETPGMIIVGGSSFTTGLAQALENAGVQVLVTDPNRGQLRSARAAGVHTYYGDILSESADHGVEFISYSTIFAASDNDAYNTLVTTDLAPEFGRNAIWQISRVKEDQARHALPNQLGGQGVNGGRTLAQYLELLADGWIFRATRLTEEYTLEDWQAAREGAIPLAVVQDGSVRFVGRDEELTGKPGMRIVSMMPPELAEKIRREAEESSKQREQAKAEAKAVRKGDGEGSQPDEEESASDGNGGKSPRELPG, translated from the coding sequence ATGGCAATTTCCGCAGAAGCCGGGCTTAGCCCCGTTCAGGCATTCGCTTTAGTCGGCGTCGTCGGTGTTGGTGCGCAGTGGCTGGCCTGGCGTTTCAGGCTACCCGGTATCGTCATGATGCTGATTGCGGGTCTGGCGCTTGGCCCCTTCACCGGCATCTTCGTTCCGTCGCGTGATATCGGCGCATTGACGGGGCCGATGATTTCTCTGGCTGTGGCGGTGATCCTGTTCGAAGGCGGGCTGACGCTGAACTTCAAGCAGCTTGAGGATGCGGGGCCGGGCGTCAGGCGACTGGTTGTCATCGGGGCGCCCTTGGGTTGGCTGTTGTCTTCGCTGGCGCTGATTTTTATCGCCGGTCTCAGCTGGGAAACCTCTGTCGTTTTCGGCGGTGTCATGATCGTTACGGGCCCGACCGTGATCGCGCCACTGCTTCGGGCCGCCAAGCTGCACAACCGCCCGGCACAGCTTCTGCAATGGGAAGCCATCGTAAATGACGCGGTTGGCGCCCTTGTCGGCGTCGTCGCTTTTGTCGTTGTCATGGTCATCCAGCAGCAGCAAAGCGTCGCGAGTGCGATCTGGACGATTATCTGGGGCATATCCTTCGCGGCCCTCGTTGGGTTTGGCGCGGCCTTGCTTGTGGTCAATGTCTTCCGCCGCTCACTTGTGCCGGAATATATGAAGGTGCCGCTGTTGTTCGTTCTGGTTCTGGCGGTTTTCGCGGTATCGGATGCGGTGCTGCATGAATCGGGGCTGCTGGCCGTGACGGTCATGGGGCTGATCATCGCCAACGCCAATCTGCCGTCATACACAGAGATCTATCGCTTCAAAGAGCAGGCGACGACCTTGCTGCTGTCGGGTGTGTTCATCTTGCTGGCAGCGAATGTGCAACTGGAAACGCTGGATCTGCTGAACTGGCGCTCTGCGCTGTTCATTTTCTCGGTTATCCTGCTGGTGCGACCGCTGACGGTGCTGCTCTCTCTCGCCGGGACCTCTATCCCGATGAATGAGCGTCTGCTGGTGGCATTTACCGGCCCACGTGGGGTGGTCCTTCTGGCCATTTCCGGCATCTTCGCCCAACGCCTTGTGGCGGAAGGCGTGGCTGATGGCGCGGTGTTGCAGCCGCTGGCATTCGTTCTGGTGCTGACAACTGTCGTTCTGCATGGTTTCACGCTGAAGCCGCTGGCGCAGAAGCTGGGGCTGACCTCATCCGAAACGCCGGGCATGATTATTGTCGGTGGGTCAAGCTTCACCACCGGGCTTGCGCAGGCGTTGGAGAATGCGGGGGTTCAGGTGCTTGTGACCGATCCGAACCGTGGGCAGTTGCGCTCTGCCAGGGCGGCGGGCGTGCATACTTATTACGGTGACATCCTGTCGGAAAGCGCCGATCACGGTGTCGAGTTTATCAGCTATTCCACGATTTTTGCTGCGTCCGACAACGACGCCTATAACACCCTTGTCACGACCGACCTTGCGCCGGAATTCGGACGCAATGCGATCTGGCAGATTTCGCGCGTCAAAGAGGATCAGGCGCGTCATGCTCTGCCGAACCAGCTTGGCGGGCAGGGCGTCAATGGTGGGCGCACACTGGCGCAATATCTCGAACTGCTCGCTGATGGCTGGATTTTCCGCGCCACCCGCCTGACAGAGGAATATACGCTGGAGGACTGGCAGGCCGCACGGGAAGGCGCGATCCCGCTGGCTGTCGTGCAGGACGGCAGTGTGCGTTTCGTGGGCCGGGATGAAGAACTGACTGGAAAGCCGGGCATGCGCATCGTGTCCATGATGCCGCCCGAGCTGGCAGAAAAGATCCGTCGCGAGGCGGAAGAAAGCAGTAAACAGCGCGAACAGGCCAAGGCAGAGGCGAAGGCTGTCCGTAAGGGCGACGGCGAAGGCAGTCAGCCGGACGAGGAAGAAAGTGCCAGCGACGGCAATGGTGGTAAATCGCCGAGGGAGTTGCCGGGTTAG
- the lnt gene encoding apolipoprotein N-acyltransferase: MRGARDKVAGHWHRGLRAVLVDALLGAAVATGQAPWGLWPLSLLALSIIFWRIAAARTAASCGWRALGAGMGYFALAMSWIVEPFFVQPEIYGWMAPFALLFMALGGGLFWSVPGWIAGRIAGHGNAIVVAFAAGLVLSDWLRGWIFTGLPWALLGHIWIDTPVAQSAAYAGAIGLTALTVAVAALPVIFRRNGTAAALSLWPGTALSVLLVATLWVGGLKRLDTPIVETGVTLRLVQPNAEQALKWDPEWAQIFWQRLLQESAAPADGPAPDAVIWPETAVSFPLNVAGEALPVLSEAAGTTVLMGIQRDEDARYYNSFIEVAPGGEVRQIYDKFHLVPFGEYIPWGDQMARIGIRAFAAQLGFGYSAGSGPAVMQSEGLPPFQPLICYEAIFPQHLRSVEGAEWLLQATNDAWFGTLSGPYQHLAQARLRAIESGMPLMRAANTGITASIDPLGRITASLPLGVVGHIDAPLPAALPRTIWMKFGPLPIVIISILLIVVAGFHRRPHLKLGDNTAHHECKKRRRCKATPFILRSAAAGSPIGLQCKILT; this comes from the coding sequence ATGCGCGGCGCGCGCGATAAGGTGGCAGGTCACTGGCATCGCGGCTTGCGAGCTGTCCTTGTCGACGCGCTGCTTGGTGCGGCGGTGGCAACCGGCCAGGCCCCTTGGGGCTTGTGGCCGCTCAGCCTGCTAGCCCTGTCGATCATCTTCTGGCGCATTGCTGCCGCGCGAACTGCGGCGAGCTGCGGCTGGCGGGCACTCGGCGCCGGAATGGGCTATTTCGCGCTTGCGATGAGCTGGATCGTCGAGCCGTTTTTCGTGCAGCCCGAAATCTACGGCTGGATGGCCCCCTTCGCGCTGCTGTTCATGGCTCTCGGCGGTGGACTGTTCTGGTCGGTGCCCGGCTGGATCGCCGGACGTATAGCCGGACACGGCAACGCTATCGTTGTCGCATTCGCTGCCGGGCTGGTCCTGTCGGACTGGCTGCGAGGATGGATATTCACCGGCCTGCCCTGGGCGCTTCTGGGCCATATCTGGATTGACACTCCGGTCGCTCAGTCCGCTGCATATGCAGGCGCTATCGGGCTTACGGCGCTGACTGTGGCTGTTGCCGCATTGCCGGTTATTTTCCGCCGAAACGGCACGGCAGCGGCGTTAAGCCTGTGGCCGGGCACGGCACTGTCCGTCCTTCTTGTGGCCACACTATGGGTGGGCGGACTAAAGCGCCTTGATACGCCAATCGTTGAGACGGGAGTCACATTGCGCCTTGTCCAGCCAAATGCGGAACAAGCTCTGAAATGGGACCCCGAATGGGCGCAAATCTTCTGGCAGCGGCTGCTGCAGGAAAGCGCTGCGCCCGCCGACGGCCCCGCCCCCGATGCCGTCATCTGGCCGGAAACCGCTGTCAGCTTCCCACTGAACGTCGCCGGGGAAGCACTGCCGGTTCTAAGCGAGGCGGCAGGGACCACGGTGCTGATGGGCATCCAGCGGGATGAGGATGCGCGCTATTACAACTCTTTCATCGAGGTCGCACCTGGCGGTGAGGTGCGGCAGATCTACGACAAGTTCCATCTTGTTCCCTTTGGCGAATACATTCCCTGGGGCGACCAGATGGCCAGGATTGGAATCCGGGCATTCGCGGCGCAGCTTGGCTTTGGCTATTCCGCCGGTTCCGGGCCTGCGGTGATGCAGTCCGAAGGCCTGCCGCCCTTTCAGCCGCTGATCTGCTACGAGGCGATCTTTCCGCAGCACCTTCGCAGTGTCGAGGGTGCTGAATGGCTGTTGCAGGCGACGAATGACGCATGGTTCGGCACGCTGTCCGGACCCTATCAGCATCTCGCGCAGGCAAGGCTGCGGGCGATCGAATCCGGAATGCCGCTGATGCGTGCTGCAAATACCGGGATTACGGCGTCAATCGACCCGCTGGGACGCATCACAGCGTCATTGCCGCTGGGTGTCGTGGGGCATATCGACGCGCCGCTTCCAGCTGCTCTGCCTCGGACAATATGGATGAAGTTTGGCCCTTTGCCGATTGTTATTATTTCAATTTTATTGATTGTCGTAGCAGGCTTTCATCGCCGCCCGCACCTGAAACTGGGCGACAATACAGCGCATCATGAATGCAAAAAAAGGCGCCGCTGCAAAGCGACGCCTTTTATTCTGAGGTCCGCAGCCGCCGGATCACCGATCGGGCTGCAATGCAAGATCCTTACTTGA
- the rpmG gene encoding 50S ribosomal protein L33: MAKPTTIKIRLNSTAGTGHFYVTKKNARTMTEKMTVNKYDPVVRKHVEYKEGKIK; this comes from the coding sequence ATGGCGAAGCCGACGACGATCAAGATCCGTCTGAACTCGACGGCCGGGACCGGGCATTTCTATGTCACCAAGAAAAACGCCCGCACGATGACCGAGAAAATGACGGTCAACAAATACGACCCGGTTGTGCGCAAGCATGTTGAATACAAGGAAGGCAAGATCAAGTAA